Proteins from a genomic interval of Clostridium sp. 'deep sea':
- a CDS encoding TetR/AcrR family transcriptional regulator: MKTSTRELLLESVHKTLLLNGSNKTTIKEIAKNAGVNHGLVHHYFSSKEDLFIAVLIYKNGAFCESINNISENEDIEKVLSKFIIPNLMLLIEFTNLANSMPKLQVELGNRLNITRNVIGKHYNIKCVEKQKVLLASLLGFLVHSRIDHNLSLNDYVRNLVSLLNR, translated from the coding sequence ATGAAAACAAGTACAAGAGAATTACTACTAGAATCAGTCCATAAAACGTTGCTCTTGAACGGAAGTAATAAAACTACTATAAAAGAAATAGCCAAAAATGCAGGTGTGAATCATGGTTTAGTACATCATTACTTTAGTTCTAAAGAGGATCTCTTTATAGCTGTATTAATATATAAAAACGGTGCATTTTGCGAAAGCATCAACAACATTAGTGAAAATGAAGATATAGAGAAGGTATTAAGCAAGTTTATTATTCCAAATTTAATGCTACTAATTGAATTTACCAACCTAGCAAATAGTATGCCTAAACTACAGGTAGAGCTCGGTAATAGATTGAATATTACAAGGAATGTTATCGGTAAACACTACAATATTAAATGTGTTGAAAAGCAAAAGGTGTTACTAGCTAGTTTATTAGGTTTTTTAGTTCACAGTAGAATTGATCACAACCTTAGTTTAAACGACTATGTGAGGAATTTAGTAAGTTTACTTAATAGGTAA
- the cobK gene encoding precorrin-6A reductase, which produces MILVFGGTKDGREIINLLLTKGYKVIASTATEYGINLLSNHPNLKKIHGKLDFEEICTLIKTEKVTTIIDATHPYAVEISQNIIKVSTHLKIKAIRYDRPSVNRSNITKLNSYVEINYYLKQHKGNILLTIGANNLNLITKVVDKNRIIARLLPVSSSLKKAENAGLKPSQIIAIQGPCSTELNSSLLKQFNIKYLVTKDSGYEGGLVQKLEAAQQNNVEVIMLSRPQLPYKWVVNGIDDINKML; this is translated from the coding sequence TTGATTTTAGTATTTGGAGGCACTAAAGACGGCAGAGAGATCATAAACTTGCTCCTAACTAAAGGGTATAAGGTTATTGCTTCTACTGCTACTGAGTACGGTATTAATTTACTAAGTAATCATCCTAATTTAAAAAAGATTCACGGAAAACTAGATTTTGAGGAAATTTGCACATTAATAAAAACTGAAAAAGTCACAACAATAATAGATGCTACTCATCCTTATGCCGTAGAAATATCTCAAAATATTATTAAAGTTAGTACACATTTAAAAATAAAGGCCATTCGTTATGATCGACCATCTGTTAATCGGTCGAATATAACTAAGCTTAACTCTTATGTGGAAATAAACTACTACCTTAAGCAGCATAAAGGAAACATTCTATTAACAATAGGAGCCAATAATCTTAACCTAATAACTAAGGTTGTTGATAAAAACCGAATAATTGCAAGGCTGTTGCCAGTTAGTTCATCGCTAAAAAAGGCTGAGAATGCGGGTTTAAAACCTAGTCAAATAATTGCCATACAGGGACCATGTAGCACGGAATTAAATAGCAGTCTATTAAAGCAATTTAATATAAAATATCTGGTAACTAAAGATAGCGGTTATGAAGGAGGTCTTGTTCAAAAGCTAGAGGCAGCCCAGCAAAATAATGTAGAAGTAATAATGTTATCTCGACCACAACTACCCTATAAATGGGTGGTTAATGGAATTGATGATATAAACAAAATGTTATAA
- the cbiD gene encoding cobalt-precorrin-5B (C(1))-methyltransferase CbiD has translation MLNKFINKGGKKLRYGYTTGSCATAAAKAATKMLLTQKPLKTVLIDTPKGWRLELNIHDIEISKDFVSCSVIKDSGDDPDITNGIKVFATVSLNESLKIIGGKGIGVVTKKGLSVAVGEPAINPVPRQMIINEVSKVLPENKAVLIKISVPNGEQIAQKTFNPNLGIVGGISIIGTSGIVEPMSQQALKESLALELNIQVESGNKALVFVPGNYGFSYALSLNVDSNKIIKTSNFIGFILDKAEEIGLQRILIIGHLGKLVKVAGGIFQTHSKYADARMEILAAYCASIGASSILTNEILNCNTTEQAVELIKDNKLTKVFNILANKVANRATKRTHDSLKIECIIFSQGFGELGRSANADNLLKEFKNAKS, from the coding sequence ATGCTTAATAAATTTATTAATAAAGGCGGAAAAAAACTAAGATATGGCTATACTACAGGTTCTTGCGCTACAGCTGCTGCTAAAGCAGCTACTAAAATGCTTTTAACTCAAAAGCCTCTTAAAACAGTGTTGATAGATACCCCAAAGGGTTGGAGACTAGAGCTTAATATTCACGATATAGAAATATCTAAAGACTTTGTTAGCTGTTCAGTAATTAAAGATAGTGGAGACGATCCTGATATAACTAATGGAATTAAAGTTTTTGCCACAGTTAGTTTAAATGAAAGCCTTAAAATAATTGGTGGAAAAGGTATAGGAGTAGTTACCAAAAAGGGCTTATCAGTAGCGGTAGGTGAGCCTGCTATTAATCCTGTACCCAGGCAAATGATAATAAATGAAGTTAGTAAGGTTTTACCTGAAAATAAAGCCGTATTAATAAAAATTAGTGTGCCAAATGGTGAACAAATTGCCCAGAAAACCTTTAATCCTAACCTAGGTATTGTTGGTGGTATTTCAATTATAGGTACAAGTGGCATAGTTGAGCCAATGTCTCAACAGGCGCTTAAAGAATCTTTAGCTTTAGAGTTAAATATTCAAGTTGAGTCGGGTAATAAAGCCTTGGTTTTTGTTCCTGGTAATTATGGCTTTAGTTATGCTTTATCACTAAATGTAGATAGCAATAAAATAATAAAAACAAGTAATTTTATAGGCTTTATTTTAGATAAAGCCGAAGAGATAGGGCTACAAAGAATACTTATTATCGGCCATTTAGGAAAGTTGGTTAAGGTTGCAGGGGGAATTTTTCAAACCCATAGCAAATACGCTGATGCCAGAATGGAGATATTGGCGGCTTACTGTGCCTCCATAGGAGCCAGCAGTATTCTTACTAATGAAATACTTAATTGTAATACTACCGAGCAAGCTGTAGAACTTATAAAGGATAATAAGTTAACTAAGGTCTTTAACATTTTGGCCAATAAAGTAGCTAACAGAGCCACTAAAAGAACCCATGATAGCCTAAAAATTGAGTGCATAATATTCTCTCAGGGTTTTGGAGAATTGGGTAGATCAGCTAATGCCGATAATCTATTAAAGGAGTTTAAAAATGCCAAAAGTTAG
- the cbiG gene encoding cobalt-precorrin 5A hydrolase — translation MSTAIITLSKAARDLALKIKQTNNSYCIYTMSKYQLEGTELIDGKFSSFVGDIFNKYDTLIFIMATGIVVRSIAPYLKHKSLDPAVLVVDNKAQYVISLLSGHLGGANEKAEQLAKEILATAIITTASDLNHKLAVDMFAKQNNLVIKDFNNAKLVTSLIINEEQVGILTDFALKRVLLPHNVKIIKSINNDINGLIYITNKQVLPQFSGELVQLIKPNIVIGIGCKKGIEANHVINTVYAKLKQLNLANEAVVKIASVDIKKNEPAILELAKKLGVSYITYSVKELNEVEHLFEISQFVKKTIGVGTVCEAAGYLASQQGECLVKKEKHSGVTLSIWQEGVKK, via the coding sequence ATGTCGACTGCCATCATAACACTTTCGAAAGCAGCCCGAGATTTAGCACTTAAAATAAAACAAACAAACAATAGTTATTGTATATATACAATGTCAAAATATCAGCTAGAAGGTACTGAGCTTATAGATGGTAAATTTAGCAGTTTTGTGGGGGATATATTTAACAAATACGATACCTTAATATTTATAATGGCAACGGGTATTGTGGTACGTTCTATAGCCCCATATTTAAAACATAAATCGCTTGACCCAGCTGTGTTAGTAGTAGATAACAAAGCTCAGTATGTTATCAGCTTGTTATCTGGTCATTTAGGTGGAGCAAATGAAAAAGCAGAGCAACTTGCTAAAGAGATTTTGGCCACTGCCATAATAACAACAGCCTCAGATTTAAACCATAAGTTAGCTGTAGATATGTTTGCTAAGCAGAATAACTTAGTTATAAAAGATTTTAATAATGCTAAACTAGTAACTTCCTTAATAATTAACGAAGAACAGGTGGGAATTTTAACAGACTTTGCTCTTAAAAGGGTGTTGTTGCCCCACAATGTAAAAATAATAAAAAGCATAAACAATGATATTAATGGTTTAATTTATATTACCAATAAACAGGTATTGCCTCAGTTTTCAGGGGAGCTTGTTCAGCTAATAAAGCCCAATATTGTAATTGGTATTGGTTGCAAAAAAGGTATAGAAGCAAACCACGTCATAAACACTGTTTATGCCAAGCTAAAACAACTAAATTTAGCCAATGAAGCTGTTGTTAAAATAGCCTCCGTAGATATTAAAAAGAATGAGCCTGCAATTTTAGAACTTGCTAAAAAGTTAGGTGTTAGCTATATAACCTATTCTGTAAAGGAACTAAATGAGGTTGAACATTTATTTGAAATATCTCAATTTGTGAAAAAGACAATAGGGGTGGGTACGGTTTGTGAGGCGGCTGGTTACTTAGCCTCACAGCAAGGTGAATGTTTAGTAAAAAAAGAGAAACACTCGGGCGTGACACTATCTATCTGGCAAGAGGGGGTAAAAAAGTGA
- a CDS encoding ABC transporter substrate-binding protein, with protein sequence MKNKLISLLVLSILITGCLAGCTNNTKPADKNTDFQSVYPEFVTDSNETSVTYVNVDGESITVTKKPKKVVVLLNSILDLWYLAGGESIARVKGTVNVPTEAADLPILGSFATVSAEAVMALEPDLVLLSSTSSAHKKLYKTLSDNNIECAPMDTGTQAYTAFQKNLYLMTEILGTQDIFNEKIKAITDECNSIIKKAETISEKPNIAVLYVTSKSIRSETQHSLTGEMLDLLGAQNIIKGKDIPVAGSTRVDFSLEVLAARDPQYLFICTMGDVDACKEKVAKDIKKNAIWSEMDAVKNNRVYYLPKENYVYKPNAQYPEALSYLAKIIYPETFK encoded by the coding sequence ATGAAAAATAAACTAATTAGTTTATTAGTATTATCTATACTAATTACCGGTTGTTTGGCCGGATGTACCAATAACACTAAACCAGCAGATAAAAACACAGATTTTCAGTCAGTATATCCTGAGTTTGTTACAGACTCAAATGAAACAAGTGTTACTTATGTAAATGTAGATGGAGAGTCTATTACAGTTACTAAAAAACCTAAAAAAGTAGTAGTATTATTAAACTCTATACTAGATCTTTGGTATTTAGCAGGTGGCGAATCTATAGCAAGGGTAAAGGGTACCGTAAATGTACCGACTGAAGCTGCTGATCTACCAATTTTAGGTAGCTTTGCAACAGTTAGTGCTGAGGCTGTAATGGCTCTTGAGCCTGATTTAGTATTACTATCCAGCACTTCATCTGCCCATAAAAAGCTCTATAAAACTCTATCTGATAATAATATTGAGTGTGCCCCTATGGATACTGGAACACAGGCTTATACCGCCTTTCAAAAGAACCTTTATTTAATGACTGAAATTTTAGGAACCCAAGATATTTTTAATGAGAAAATTAAGGCTATTACAGATGAGTGTAACTCTATTATCAAAAAAGCTGAGACTATATCAGAGAAGCCTAACATAGCAGTTTTATATGTAACTAGTAAGTCAATTAGATCAGAAACACAGCACTCTTTAACCGGTGAAATGCTTGACTTATTAGGCGCTCAAAATATTATAAAAGGTAAAGATATTCCTGTTGCAGGTAGCACCAGAGTAGACTTTAGTTTAGAAGTTTTAGCGGCTAGAGACCCTCAGTATTTGTTTATTTGTACTATGGGTGATGTAGATGCATGTAAAGAAAAAGTAGCAAAAGATATCAAGAAAAACGCAATTTGGTCGGAAATGGACGCCGTAAAAAATAATAGAGTATACTATTTGCCAAAAGAAAACTATGTGTATAAACCAAATGCTCAATACCCAGAGGCATTAAGTTATTTAGCTAAAATTATTTATCCAGAGACATTTAAATAA
- the cobJ gene encoding precorrin-3B C(17)-methyltransferase, producing the protein MIYVIGIGPGSTDYLSVKALNLIKNCEVVVGYKTYVNLIKQLLTNQQVFTTGMRGEVERCHKALQLASLGKTVALVSGGDAGVYGMAGLMNEIVIKQGSDIKVEVIPGITSANAAAASLGAALMHDYVTISLSDLLTDWDVISKRLHCAGEGDFVVAIYNPKSKGRATHINKAQQILLQYKSPNTPVGIVRNAKRDQQEIEITDLANMCECEINMSTMVIVGNSKSYIHGNKLITPRGYSY; encoded by the coding sequence GTGATATATGTAATTGGCATTGGACCAGGTTCAACAGATTATTTATCTGTTAAAGCCTTAAATTTAATAAAAAACTGTGAGGTCGTTGTTGGTTATAAAACCTATGTAAATTTAATTAAGCAACTATTAACAAATCAACAGGTGTTTACTACAGGAATGCGTGGCGAAGTAGAGCGTTGCCATAAAGCTTTACAATTGGCAAGCCTCGGTAAAACAGTGGCATTAGTAAGTGGCGGCGATGCAGGAGTATATGGCATGGCTGGTCTAATGAATGAAATTGTCATAAAACAAGGCAGTGATATTAAAGTTGAAGTTATACCTGGTATTACATCAGCCAATGCAGCAGCTGCATCTTTGGGGGCGGCTCTTATGCATGATTATGTCACCATTAGTTTGAGTGATTTATTAACCGATTGGGATGTAATAAGTAAGCGACTTCATTGTGCTGGAGAAGGGGATTTTGTAGTTGCCATTTATAACCCTAAAAGCAAAGGCAGGGCTACCCATATCAATAAAGCTCAGCAAATACTATTGCAGTATAAAAGCCCTAATACCCCTGTTGGGATAGTTAGGAATGCTAAGCGAGATCAACAGGAAATAGAGATTACAGACTTAGCAAACATGTGTGAATGCGAAATTAATATGTCAACTATGGTTATTGTGGGTAACTCCAAAAGCTATATCCATGGCAATAAACTGATAACCCCTAGGGGGTATTCATATTGA
- a CDS encoding iron chelate uptake ABC transporter family permease subunit: MNNNKAKKTGTLLFVFLAFTVISFLLSVSLGAYHIPIKEILKAIMHNDNSLNSRIILNLRIPRSLVASLVGTSLALAGAILQGVMRNPWLLLILLEYLRGRALWPLFL, translated from the coding sequence ATGAATAATAATAAAGCCAAAAAAACAGGAACATTGTTATTTGTATTTTTGGCATTTACCGTTATTAGCTTTTTACTAAGCGTAAGCTTAGGGGCTTATCACATACCTATAAAAGAGATCTTAAAAGCAATAATGCATAATGATAATAGCTTAAATAGTAGAATTATATTAAATCTTAGAATTCCGCGTTCTTTAGTGGCCTCTTTAGTTGGAACAAGCTTAGCCTTGGCAGGAGCAATTCTCCAGGGGGTTATGCGAAACCCCTGGCTTCTCCTAATATTATTGGAGTATCTTCGGGGGCGGGCTTTATGGCCACTGTTTCTTTAA
- the cobM gene encoding precorrin-4 C(11)-methyltransferase — protein sequence MMKKVFFIGAGPGDPELLTLKGKKLIDNADVIIYAGSLVNPLVYQDKKDSAIVYNSAQMSLPEVLKVMVEAVANHKSVVRIHTGDPSIYGAIQEQMDFLLKHNIEYEVVPGVSSFTASAAAIKREFTLPGVTQTVICTRLEGRTPVPKLEQLELLASHQASMAIFLSVQMIDKVVKRLTKHYGETTPVAVVERATWPNQKIVIGTLANIAAKVKEANITRTAQILVGDFIDCEYQFSKLYDENFSHMFREAK from the coding sequence ATAATGAAAAAAGTTTTCTTCATTGGTGCCGGACCTGGCGATCCAGAGTTACTTACGCTTAAAGGAAAAAAATTAATAGACAATGCTGATGTAATAATTTATGCTGGCTCATTAGTAAACCCTTTAGTTTATCAGGATAAAAAGGATTCAGCTATTGTTTATAATAGTGCTCAAATGAGCTTACCAGAGGTATTAAAAGTAATGGTAGAGGCTGTTGCCAACCATAAATCGGTAGTTCGCATTCATACTGGAGACCCTAGTATATATGGAGCTATCCAAGAACAAATGGACTTTTTACTAAAGCATAATATTGAATATGAAGTAGTACCAGGGGTTAGCTCCTTTACTGCCTCTGCCGCTGCTATAAAGCGAGAGTTTACCTTGCCTGGCGTTACCCAAACCGTAATATGTACCAGACTTGAAGGCAGAACTCCCGTGCCAAAACTAGAGCAATTAGAGCTTTTAGCAAGCCACCAAGCTAGTATGGCTATATTTTTATCGGTGCAAATGATTGATAAGGTTGTAAAACGACTTACTAAGCATTATGGAGAAACAACTCCAGTGGCTGTAGTAGAGCGAGCTACTTGGCCTAATCAAAAAATAGTTATCGGTACCCTAGCTAATATAGCAGCTAAAGTTAAAGAGGCTAACATAACTCGCACTGCTCAAATACTTGTAGGTGATTTTATCGACTGTGAATATCAGTTTTCTAAGTTGTATGATGAAAACTTTAGCCATATGTTTAGAGAGGCAAAGTAA
- the cbiT gene encoding precorrin-6Y C5,15-methyltransferase (decarboxylating) subunit CbiT gives MSKYGLKDDLFIRGEVPMTKAEVRAITLSKLQLMPHNTVVDIGAGSGSVTVECALNCPKGMVYAIEKSEKALPIIKQNIAKFKLQNVEIIEGKAPVDLPIITNLTSAFIGGSGGQLDNIFSWLATNLIAQGIVVANCITLENAVKIINLLKQYQYKNIEIVQASIAKGKSLANLTMMIANNPVYIISAQK, from the coding sequence ATGAGTAAATATGGTTTGAAAGATGACCTCTTTATTAGGGGTGAGGTGCCAATGACTAAGGCTGAGGTACGGGCTATAACCCTTAGTAAGCTCCAGCTAATGCCTCATAATACGGTAGTAGATATTGGAGCAGGCTCGGGTTCTGTTACAGTAGAATGTGCCCTTAATTGTCCTAAAGGTATGGTATATGCAATTGAAAAAAGTGAAAAAGCCTTGCCAATTATTAAACAAAATATTGCCAAGTTTAAACTACAAAATGTAGAAATTATAGAGGGTAAGGCACCAGTAGATTTACCTATAATAACAAATTTAACTAGTGCTTTTATCGGTGGCAGTGGGGGACAGCTTGATAATATCTTTAGCTGGCTAGCTACTAATCTTATAGCTCAAGGCATTGTTGTGGCAAACTGTATTACCTTAGAAAACGCAGTTAAAATAATAAATCTCTTAAAGCAGTACCAGTACAAAAATATTGAAATAGTGCAGGCTAGCATAGCAAAAGGCAAGTCGTTAGCCAACTTAACTATGATGATAGCAAATAACCCAGTATATATTATTAGCGCCCAAAAATAA
- the cbiE gene encoding precorrin-6y C5,15-methyltransferase (decarboxylating) subunit CbiE: MPKVRVVGLGPGSRDYILPISNKIIKDCQVVIAAKRNLASIEIKNQQTLLIDKNLTEVKEFILSNKNTTKIAVVVSGDTGFYSLLNYLKGFLQDNELTVYPGISSMQYMFAKIKQSYQQAHLTSLHGRANDIIDKVKIHDYVGVLTDKINSPAAIASLLINNDLLNYRLYIGENLSYENEHIHQLTVPEAMAFSTPHINTVIICKIKE, from the coding sequence ATGCCAAAAGTTAGGGTAGTAGGGTTAGGTCCTGGCAGTAGAGATTATATTCTGCCAATCAGTAACAAGATAATAAAAGACTGCCAAGTTGTAATAGCAGCTAAACGTAATCTTGCCAGTATAGAAATAAAGAATCAACAAACTTTACTTATTGATAAAAACCTAACTGAAGTTAAAGAGTTTATATTAAGCAATAAGAACACCACAAAAATAGCTGTTGTGGTATCTGGTGATACCGGTTTTTATAGCCTACTTAATTACCTTAAAGGATTTTTACAGGATAATGAGCTAACTGTTTACCCCGGTATTAGTAGTATGCAATATATGTTTGCCAAAATAAAACAGAGCTATCAGCAGGCCCATTTAACCAGCCTGCATGGTAGAGCTAACGATATTATAGATAAGGTTAAAATTCATGACTATGTAGGGGTACTGACAGATAAAATAAATAGCCCAGCAGCAATCGCAAGTTTACTAATAAACAATGACTTATTAAACTATAGGCTTTATATAGGTGAAAATTTATCTTACGAGAATGAGCACATCCATCAATTAACAGTACCAGAGGCAATGGCATTTTCGACACCGCATATAAATACCGTGATTATTTGCAAAATTAAGGAGTAA
- a CDS encoding ABC transporter ATP-binding protein, whose product MLELNNVSIAYDNQVVVNKLSCQFIKHKITTIIGPNGCGKSTLLKAISKGKRINAGSISLNGKPLMKIKYKELAKIIALLPQNPQIPYSITAKQLITLGRYPFHKWNSGLSGADKEVIERVIKQTNIVNLQEKYLHEMSGGEKQRAWIAMTLAQEPQLLLLDEPTTFLDINHQYETLELIKKLNEQQKITIVMVLHDINQAARYSDNIIVMNKGQVKAQGSVTDVINEQLIQQVFKLKTKIILDEINNKPIIIPI is encoded by the coding sequence ATGCTAGAGCTAAATAATGTATCAATAGCTTACGATAATCAGGTAGTAGTAAATAAGCTCTCATGCCAGTTTATTAAACACAAAATAACAACAATTATTGGCCCCAATGGTTGTGGTAAATCTACCTTGCTAAAGGCCATAAGTAAAGGCAAACGCATAAATGCAGGATCTATTAGTTTAAATGGCAAACCTTTGATGAAAATAAAGTATAAAGAGCTTGCAAAAATAATAGCTTTGTTGCCTCAGAATCCCCAAATTCCCTATAGTATAACGGCAAAACAGCTGATTACTTTGGGACGCTACCCTTTTCATAAATGGAATTCAGGTTTATCTGGTGCTGATAAAGAGGTTATAGAGAGGGTTATTAAACAAACTAATATAGTCAATTTACAGGAAAAATACCTACATGAGATGTCGGGTGGTGAAAAACAACGTGCTTGGATAGCAATGACTTTAGCCCAAGAGCCGCAGCTCTTATTGTTAGATGAACCTACAACTTTTTTAGATATAAATCACCAATATGAAACCCTTGAGCTAATAAAAAAACTCAATGAACAGCAAAAAATAACTATTGTTATGGTTTTGCATGATATTAATCAAGCTGCTAGATATTCAGATAATATTATTGTCATGAATAAGGGTCAAGTAAAGGCTCAGGGCAGTGTAACAGATGTTATTAATGAACAACTAATTCAACAGGTATTTAAGCTTAAAACAAAAATTATTTTGGATGAAATAAATAACAAACCTATAATCATTCCTATTTAG
- a CDS encoding iron ABC transporter permease: MATVSLILLPKLTFMLTPFAFIGALTTTIIIYGLSWKNGIQPLRMILAGIAVSTLLNAFISLILIFYPDRVSDTLGFKIGSLTAITWHEFYQLVPYTVVGFVLAIIVAEKLNVLMLGDDIAGSLGLNVELTRLFLIILSSVLAASAVSIVGLLGFVGLIVPHIARILVGSEHRVLFAASAILGAGLVLICDTISRVIFAPLELPLGIVMSIIGVPFFLYLLKGGMKNARAK, encoded by the coding sequence ATGGCCACTGTTTCTTTAATTCTGCTGCCTAAACTAACATTTATGCTTACCCCTTTTGCCTTTATAGGGGCATTAACAACAACTATTATTATATATGGTTTATCGTGGAAGAATGGCATTCAACCTTTAAGAATGATTTTAGCTGGTATAGCTGTTTCAACACTATTAAATGCTTTTATAAGTTTAATCTTAATATTTTATCCAGACAGAGTATCGGATACATTAGGGTTTAAAATAGGAAGTTTAACAGCTATAACTTGGCATGAATTTTATCAACTAGTGCCTTATACCGTTGTGGGCTTTGTATTAGCTATTATCGTTGCTGAAAAACTAAATGTATTAATGTTAGGCGATGATATTGCTGGCAGCTTAGGTTTAAACGTAGAATTAACACGTTTATTTTTAATAATCTTATCCTCTGTGTTGGCTGCTAGTGCAGTTAGCATAGTAGGATTGTTAGGCTTTGTGGGCTTAATTGTTCCCCATATTGCTAGGATTTTAGTTGGATCAGAACACCGTGTATTATTTGCTGCAAGTGCTATTTTAGGGGCGGGACTAGTACTAATATGTGACACTATCTCAAGGGTTATTTTTGCACCACTAGAATTACCCTTAGGAATAGTAATGTCTATAATTGGGGTACCTTTTTTCTTGTATTTACTAAAGGGTGGTATGAAGAATGCTAGAGCTAAATAA
- a CDS encoding precorrin-8X methylmutase produces the protein MTNYIVNPYLIEEKSMEIIESIMKNPAGFSKIQLPVIKRVIHTTADFEYEQLIKFNGEVISKALKYLKEGCQIYTDTSMIKAGVNKTKLASLNCELCNYVHDDDIKKIAKEQGITRSMAAIEKAYFNKNIKIFAIGNAPTALFKLLELCNQYTKETPIIIGVPVGFVGAAESKQQLANHKHIPYITVEGRKGGSTVTVAIINALLKQIK, from the coding sequence ATGACTAACTATATAGTAAACCCATATCTTATAGAGGAAAAAAGCATGGAAATCATTGAATCTATAATGAAAAATCCTGCTGGTTTTTCAAAAATTCAATTACCTGTAATTAAGAGAGTTATCCACACCACTGCGGATTTTGAGTATGAGCAGTTAATAAAATTCAATGGTGAAGTAATAAGTAAAGCCCTAAAATACTTAAAAGAGGGCTGCCAAATTTATACTGACACCAGCATGATTAAGGCAGGTGTTAATAAAACAAAACTGGCTTCATTAAACTGTGAGTTATGCAACTATGTACACGATGACGATATCAAGAAAATAGCTAAAGAGCAGGGCATTACCAGATCAATGGCAGCTATTGAAAAGGCATATTTTAATAAAAATATTAAAATATTTGCCATAGGTAATGCCCCAACTGCTTTGTTTAAATTATTAGAACTCTGTAATCAGTATACCAAAGAAACCCCCATTATTATTGGGGTACCTGTAGGATTTGTGGGGGCAGCAGAGTCTAAACAACAATTAGCTAACCATAAACATATTCCTTATATAACAGTTGAAGGTCGTAAAGGTGGAAGTACTGTTACTGTAGCAATTATTAACGCCTTATTAAAACAAATAAAGTAG